Proteins encoded within one genomic window of Candidatus Pseudothioglobus singularis PS1:
- a CDS encoding BMP family lipoprotein, whose protein sequence is MKNMKRSHFSGLIKKTGLAVIASTFLLAAPIAQADGHVKPAVVYDTAGKNDKSFNEAVFNGITRFMNDTGIAVTELEPTNEAMMEQSLKKFAQRGYSPVVAVGFTMANAVAAAAAEYPDTQFTIIDGVVDAPNVQNVIYKEHEGSFLVGVMAAMASNSGTVGFVGGMDIPLISRFECGYKQGVAHADSSMNVLAQMTGSTPAAWGNPTKGGEITRSQVENGADVVYAAAGGTGIGVYQTAADMGVLAIGVDSNQNYMQPGTMLTSMYKKVGLAAYNSFAAAVAGNWEAGFSVNGVGAAMDEYNADLVSADMLAAVDAARAAIISGDIVVHDYMSDNSCPL, encoded by the coding sequence ATGAAAAACATGAAACGTTCACATTTTAGTGGATTGATCAAAAAAACTGGCTTAGCGGTCATTGCTTCTACGTTTCTTTTAGCAGCACCGATAGCTCAAGCTGATGGACATGTTAAACCAGCGGTTGTTTATGATACTGCCGGTAAGAATGACAAGTCTTTTAACGAGGCTGTTTTTAATGGTATTACTAGATTCATGAATGATACTGGTATTGCTGTTACTGAACTTGAGCCAACTAACGAAGCCATGATGGAGCAAAGTCTTAAGAAATTTGCTCAACGTGGTTATTCACCAGTTGTTGCTGTAGGTTTTACTATGGCTAATGCGGTTGCTGCTGCAGCTGCTGAATATCCGGATACTCAGTTCACTATTATTGATGGTGTCGTTGATGCTCCAAATGTTCAAAACGTTATCTATAAAGAACACGAAGGCTCTTTCCTAGTTGGTGTTATGGCTGCTATGGCTTCAAACTCAGGAACTGTTGGATTTGTTGGTGGAATGGACATTCCATTAATTAGTCGTTTTGAGTGTGGCTATAAGCAAGGTGTTGCACATGCTGACAGCTCAATGAATGTTTTAGCTCAGATGACTGGCTCTACACCTGCTGCTTGGGGTAACCCAACTAAGGGTGGTGAAATTACTCGTAGCCAAGTTGAAAATGGCGCTGACGTAGTTTATGCTGCTGCTGGTGGAACTGGTATTGGTGTATATCAAACTGCTGCAGATATGGGTGTTTTAGCGATTGGTGTTGACTCAAACCAAAACTATATGCAACCAGGAACTATGCTTACTTCTATGTATAAGAAGGTAGGATTAGCTGCTTATAACAGTTTTGCAGCTGCTGTTGCTGGTAACTGGGAAGCTGGTTTTAGTGTAAACGGTGTTGGTGCTGCAATGGACGAGTATAACGCAGACCTAGTTTCTGCTGATATGCTTGCTGCTGTTGATGCTGCTAGAGCCGCAATTATTTCTGGTGACATCGTAGTTCATGACTACATGAGTGATAATAGCTGCCCTCTATAA
- a CDS encoding ABC transporter ATP-binding protein: protein MAKSNIAIELINVDKHFGAVHANDKVNLSVESGSIHGIVGENGAGKSTLMSILYGFYQADSGQIKVFDKDFRATSSKQSIEAGIGMVHQHFMLVDNFTVLENVVLGSEGGALITESLSNARIELTRLAKEYGLEVELDIAVEELSVGMQQRVEILKGLYKGAKVLILDEPTGVLTPQESDELFRIFEALKNQGVTIILITHKLREIMSITDHVSVMRAGKMVAHRETNKTNPEELAELMIGRKVLLNIEKSKAKIGSPVLTAKNLEIKNEQGLKRVSNISFEARSGEILGIAGVTGNGQGTLLKALAGILPISKGSIEIMGETISSSNKLNPEQLRNLGVAHVPEDRQRMGMISEFTASETALLGYHNDKNINQGVWLKRASVKANCESLMKAFDVRPSNPNLMSSNFSGGNQQKLILAREFERDPEVLIIGQPTRGVDIGAIEFIRKRIIEMRDAGKAIILISVELEEIMSLSDRIIVMCDGEITGTVNGADADEATLGMMMANALETEEEMKGAQL from the coding sequence ATGGCTAAGTCAAATATTGCTATTGAACTTATAAATGTAGATAAACATTTCGGAGCTGTTCACGCTAACGATAAGGTTAACTTGAGCGTTGAATCTGGCTCAATTCATGGAATTGTGGGAGAGAACGGTGCCGGTAAATCTACACTGATGAGCATCCTATATGGTTTCTATCAGGCAGACTCTGGCCAAATTAAAGTCTTTGACAAAGACTTTAGAGCTACAAGCTCAAAGCAATCTATCGAAGCAGGAATTGGGATGGTCCATCAGCACTTTATGCTTGTGGATAACTTTACGGTACTAGAGAATGTAGTTCTTGGTAGTGAAGGTGGCGCCCTAATAACTGAAAGTCTCTCCAATGCTAGAATTGAGTTGACTAGGCTAGCTAAGGAATATGGATTGGAAGTTGAACTTGATATTGCTGTAGAAGAGCTCTCAGTTGGAATGCAGCAACGAGTTGAAATACTTAAAGGGCTTTATAAGGGTGCTAAAGTACTCATTTTGGATGAGCCGACTGGTGTTTTAACGCCTCAAGAGTCTGATGAATTATTCCGAATATTTGAGGCACTCAAAAATCAAGGCGTCACTATCATATTGATCACTCATAAGTTGCGTGAAATAATGAGCATTACTGATCACGTTTCAGTCATGCGTGCAGGAAAAATGGTTGCACATCGCGAAACAAATAAAACCAACCCTGAAGAACTTGCAGAGCTAATGATTGGCAGAAAAGTTTTACTTAATATTGAGAAATCTAAAGCCAAAATAGGCAGCCCTGTCCTCACAGCAAAGAACCTTGAAATTAAAAATGAGCAAGGCTTAAAACGTGTATCCAATATTAGCTTTGAAGCTCGTTCCGGTGAAATATTAGGCATTGCTGGTGTTACTGGCAACGGCCAGGGAACACTTTTAAAAGCTTTAGCGGGAATTCTTCCGATCTCTAAAGGTTCAATTGAAATTATGGGGGAGACGATCTCCTCTAGTAATAAACTAAACCCTGAACAACTTCGAAATTTAGGTGTTGCGCATGTTCCTGAAGATCGTCAAAGAATGGGAATGATATCTGAATTCACTGCAAGTGAAACTGCTCTTTTGGGCTACCATAATGACAAAAATATTAACCAGGGAGTTTGGTTGAAACGAGCCTCAGTTAAAGCAAACTGCGAATCCTTGATGAAGGCCTTTGATGTGAGACCGAGCAATCCAAACCTTATGTCTTCAAATTTCTCAGGTGGAAACCAGCAAAAACTCATTTTAGCCAGAGAGTTTGAGAGAGACCCTGAAGTTCTAATTATTGGTCAACCTACGAGGGGTGTTGACATTGGTGCCATTGAATTTATTAGAAAACGAATCATCGAAATGAGAGATGCTGGAAAAGCTATTATCTTAATCTCTGTTGAGTTAGAAGAAATCATGTCGCTCAGTGATCGAATTATTGTGATGTGTGATGGAGAAATTACTGGGACAGTTAACGGTGCAGATGCTGATGAAGCGACGCTAGGCATGATGATGGCTAATGCCCTTGAAACTGAAGAAGAAATGAAAGGAGCTCAGCTATGA
- a CDS encoding aldehyde dehydrogenase family protein, which produces MTLLKSFEDLDYSEALESNKEAQDWLESNNRRFGQLINGKFVTVKNAKLIESLNPSTSELLAHIEIANSEQLESAVKSARKAQPSWEKLGGHGRAKALYALARLMQKHARIISVLETLDNGKPIRESRDIDIPLAIRHFYHHAGWAQLQEKDFSSYQSIGVVAQIVPWNFPLLMLSWKIAPALAMGNTIVFKAAEQTPITAMFFAQLCNEAGIPPGVINMINGDGVIGAELAAHKGVDKVAFTGSTAVGQSIRKSTAGQGKKLTLELGGKSAFIVFEDADLDAAVEGLVDSIWFNQGEVCCAGSRLLVQAEVAKELHLKIKRRIKQLRLGKPLDKSTDLGSLVSKTQFNRVSEMVQEGLNHGGEIYQACDIDAKGNYYPPTLITDVDSSHPLVQEEIFGPVLVSMTFRTQSEAVELANNSRYGLAASVWSENINRAMDVAPKVKAGVIWINCHNQFDASCGFGGVRESGFGREGGKEGLYEYLKPIGLELPDKTSLISASLKPKDNVIDRTLKFYIGGKQVRPDGGHSLANFNADGTHAVYVGSGNRKDIRNAVSAASKASSWGSQSGHARAQIIYFIAENLSVRESEWIQRLVTLCGVSKKQAKAEFDQSISRLFSYAAWADKYDGAVHSAPYRGVTMALPEPIGVLSQIAPEETPLLSTISLIAPAIAMGNRVVLIPSERFASVALELVQVFETSDVPGGVINIVSGNKRELAEQLAGHAEVDAMWCWANQETVTSIETISATDLKRLWVHHDGDRDWLDPEQGESSEFLRNATEVKNIWTPYGD; this is translated from the coding sequence ATGACACTTTTAAAATCTTTTGAAGACCTTGATTATAGTGAAGCGCTTGAAAGCAATAAGGAGGCACAGGATTGGCTTGAAAGTAATAATCGCAGATTTGGTCAACTAATTAATGGCAAATTTGTCACCGTTAAAAATGCTAAGTTAATTGAGAGTCTAAACCCATCCACTAGTGAATTATTGGCTCATATAGAAATTGCAAACTCTGAGCAGCTAGAATCTGCAGTAAAGTCAGCTAGAAAAGCTCAGCCCTCTTGGGAAAAACTTGGAGGACATGGACGTGCAAAAGCTCTTTACGCCCTAGCGAGGTTAATGCAAAAACATGCTAGAATCATATCTGTTCTCGAAACACTCGATAATGGTAAACCCATTCGAGAAAGTCGAGATATCGATATTCCTCTTGCTATTCGACATTTTTATCACCATGCCGGATGGGCCCAGCTTCAAGAAAAAGATTTTTCTAGTTATCAGTCGATTGGAGTTGTTGCACAAATCGTACCCTGGAATTTTCCATTATTAATGCTCTCTTGGAAGATTGCGCCTGCCCTTGCCATGGGGAATACAATTGTCTTTAAGGCGGCAGAACAAACCCCGATTACTGCGATGTTCTTTGCACAGCTATGCAACGAGGCTGGGATTCCTCCTGGCGTCATTAATATGATCAATGGAGATGGGGTCATTGGCGCGGAACTTGCTGCACATAAGGGTGTAGATAAAGTTGCATTTACCGGTTCAACTGCTGTGGGTCAGTCCATCAGAAAGAGCACTGCTGGCCAAGGAAAAAAACTTACTCTGGAGCTGGGTGGAAAGTCAGCTTTCATTGTCTTCGAAGATGCAGATCTTGATGCTGCAGTTGAAGGTTTAGTTGACTCCATTTGGTTTAATCAGGGTGAGGTTTGTTGTGCTGGCTCAAGGTTACTCGTTCAGGCTGAAGTGGCTAAAGAGCTTCACCTAAAAATTAAGAGAAGAATTAAACAATTAAGGCTGGGTAAACCTTTAGATAAGTCGACAGATTTAGGAAGCCTTGTAAGTAAAACTCAATTTAATAGAGTTAGTGAAATGGTTCAAGAGGGTTTGAATCATGGTGGTGAAATCTATCAAGCTTGTGATATTGATGCAAAAGGAAATTATTATCCCCCCACTCTCATTACCGACGTAGACTCAAGTCACCCTCTAGTTCAGGAGGAAATTTTTGGTCCTGTACTTGTCTCTATGACATTCAGAACTCAATCTGAAGCAGTAGAGCTAGCAAATAATAGTCGGTATGGTCTAGCAGCCAGTGTCTGGAGCGAAAATATAAACCGGGCTATGGACGTAGCCCCTAAAGTCAAAGCTGGGGTTATCTGGATTAATTGTCACAACCAGTTTGATGCATCATGTGGTTTTGGCGGTGTAAGAGAGTCAGGATTTGGAAGAGAAGGTGGAAAAGAGGGTCTGTATGAATACCTTAAGCCCATTGGACTGGAGTTACCAGACAAAACATCTCTAATCTCCGCATCACTCAAACCAAAAGACAATGTTATTGATCGCACTCTGAAGTTTTACATTGGCGGCAAGCAAGTTAGGCCTGATGGTGGCCATAGCCTTGCTAATTTCAATGCAGATGGAACTCATGCTGTTTATGTAGGATCTGGCAATAGAAAAGATATACGGAATGCGGTCAGTGCCGCCTCCAAGGCTTCATCTTGGGGCTCCCAAAGTGGCCATGCAAGAGCTCAAATCATTTATTTCATTGCAGAAAACTTATCGGTTAGAGAGTCTGAATGGATTCAACGATTGGTGACTTTGTGTGGCGTTTCAAAAAAACAAGCTAAAGCAGAATTTGATCAGAGTATTAGTAGACTATTTAGCTACGCAGCTTGGGCTGATAAATATGATGGTGCTGTCCATAGTGCGCCATATCGAGGCGTTACTATGGCGCTTCCTGAGCCAATTGGAGTTCTTTCTCAAATTGCTCCAGAGGAAACACCTCTTCTTTCAACAATTTCATTGATTGCTCCCGCAATAGCCATGGGCAATAGAGTTGTACTTATTCCTAGTGAGAGGTTTGCTAGCGTTGCCCTAGAGTTGGTGCAAGTGTTTGAAACCTCAGATGTCCCTGGCGGTGTCATCAATATTGTCAGTGGCAACAAACGAGAACTCGCAGAGCAGCTTGCAGGTCATGCTGAAGTCGACGCTATGTGGTGTTGGGCTAATCAAGAAACAGTCACGTCAATAGAGACTATTAGTGCAACAGACCTAAAAAGGCTATGGGTCCATCATGATGGAGATAGAGACTGGCTAGATCCAGAACAAGGTGAAAGCTCAGAATTTCTTAGAAACGCAACAGAAGTGAAAAATATTTGGACACCATACGGCGACTAA
- a CDS encoding purine-nucleoside phosphorylase, translated as MSQVQDCVDVIHQHTKGFKPQIGLILGSGLGQFCDNMKTESSLDFKDLPGFPMAGVGGHAGKLLFGEIKETKVVIMQGRAHYYEQGQASIMAVAIQTLCAIGCESLVLTNAAGSTVKEASPGSVMLITDHINMTGVSPLFGAEGNERFVDMVNAYDPKLNDDMRLSAAQNNISLHEGVYAWFSGPQFETPAEINAVKVLGAHAVGMSTVPEVILARHQGIRLCALSVITNYAAGMGDTKISHEQTIAFANKAAETVEKILISYLKNQ; from the coding sequence ATGAGTCAAGTGCAAGATTGTGTTGATGTTATTCATCAACATACTAAGGGCTTTAAGCCTCAAATTGGACTTATCCTAGGTTCAGGATTAGGGCAATTTTGTGACAACATGAAAACAGAGTCTAGCCTTGACTTTAAGGACTTGCCAGGCTTTCCTATGGCTGGTGTTGGGGGTCATGCTGGGAAGCTTTTGTTTGGTGAAATTAAAGAGACTAAGGTTGTTATCATGCAGGGCCGCGCTCATTATTATGAACAGGGTCAGGCCAGTATTATGGCAGTAGCTATTCAAACTTTATGTGCAATCGGCTGTGAAAGCTTAGTTTTAACTAATGCTGCAGGAAGCACAGTCAAGGAAGCCTCACCTGGAAGTGTTATGCTAATAACGGACCATATTAACATGACAGGCGTTTCCCCACTTTTTGGAGCTGAAGGAAATGAGCGGTTTGTTGATATGGTTAACGCATATGATCCAAAATTAAATGATGATATGCGCTTATCAGCAGCTCAAAATAACATAAGTTTACATGAAGGCGTATATGCTTGGTTTAGTGGACCTCAATTTGAAACTCCTGCTGAAATTAATGCAGTTAAAGTGCTAGGTGCCCATGCTGTAGGGATGTCAACTGTTCCAGAAGTCATTTTAGCTCGCCATCAGGGTATTCGGCTATGTGCTCTCTCAGTGATAACAAATTATGCAGCAGGAATGGGTGATACTAAAATAAGCCACGAACAAACAATTGCTTTTGCAAATAAAGCTGCAGAGACAGTTGAAAAAATATTAATTTCTTATCTAAAAAATCAGTAA
- a CDS encoding ABC transporter permease, producing the protein MNRERRLSWINGLLLPLLNVLTAFLATAVVFLLIGVDPIEATKILIYGALGYDEGLGYTLYYATNFVFTGLAVAVAFHAGLFNIGGEGQAYVGGLGTALVALYLNPALSAWIVIPLAISGGLLFGALWAIIPAYLQAYRGSHIVITTIMFNFLASALMVYVLVNVLREVGEMSPESGDFIKASWLPFVHDIFASFGYKIAKSPLNLSILVALFFSGLVWFFLWHTRWGFAIRAVGKSNDAAIYGGINPKKIIIVTMCISGALAGLVGINELMGVQHRLFLNFNYGYGFGGIAVALMGRNHPIGILIAAFLFGILYQGGAELDFELQNVSRDIVVVMQGLVILFCGGLEYLYRPVLIRFLAPIEVTE; encoded by the coding sequence ATGAATCGTGAGAGACGCCTGTCATGGATTAATGGCCTCCTACTGCCACTACTCAATGTCTTGACGGCCTTTTTAGCAACTGCCGTGGTATTTCTTTTAATCGGAGTTGATCCAATCGAGGCAACTAAGATATTAATTTATGGAGCGCTTGGCTACGATGAAGGTTTAGGTTATACGCTTTATTATGCTACCAATTTTGTTTTTACTGGTTTAGCTGTTGCTGTTGCTTTTCATGCTGGATTGTTTAATATTGGTGGTGAGGGCCAAGCCTATGTTGGAGGTCTTGGAACTGCTTTAGTAGCGCTTTATCTTAATCCAGCCTTAAGTGCCTGGATTGTCATCCCTTTAGCGATATCTGGTGGCTTATTATTTGGCGCCCTATGGGCTATTATTCCAGCTTATTTGCAGGCGTATCGTGGTAGTCATATTGTTATTACAACAATTATGTTTAACTTTTTAGCTTCAGCGTTGATGGTCTATGTTCTTGTCAATGTTTTAAGAGAAGTTGGAGAAATGTCACCTGAAAGTGGTGACTTTATTAAAGCTTCATGGCTCCCTTTTGTTCATGATATTTTTGCTAGTTTTGGTTACAAGATTGCTAAATCCCCCCTTAATTTATCGATTCTTGTTGCTTTATTTTTCTCAGGGTTGGTTTGGTTTTTTCTTTGGCATACTCGCTGGGGTTTTGCAATTCGTGCTGTCGGCAAAAGTAATGATGCGGCGATCTATGGCGGTATAAACCCAAAGAAAATAATTATTGTAACAATGTGCATCTCCGGGGCCCTAGCTGGCTTAGTTGGAATCAATGAACTTATGGGTGTTCAGCATCGGTTGTTCTTGAACTTTAATTATGGCTATGGTTTTGGTGGAATTGCAGTTGCACTTATGGGTCGCAACCATCCTATTGGAATACTTATTGCTGCATTCTTGTTTGGGATCCTTTATCAAGGTGGTGCGGAACTTGACTTTGAACTTCAAAACGTTTCTAGGGATATTGTTGTGGTCATGCAGGGTCTTGTTATTTTGTTTTGTGGTGGCCTAGAATATCTTTATCGACCTGTTTTAATTCGCTTTTTAGCCCCTATTGAGGTAACAGAATGA
- the deoC gene encoding deoxyribose-phosphate aldolase, translating to MNTKKNSTNNLDSLEDNKIINLVDSHPIEEYKDNIRNPGIDFRLDEISSISINKSAVERRCSNYGTRRSIKKDKQAAWLLKAISLMDLTTLSGDDTDARVKRLCRKAKQPISSNLEKQLGVQSLNLSVAAVCVYHDMLSAAKNIIKDTNIHLAAVSTGFPAGLSPLPLRLQEIQYSVDSGANEIDIVISRRHVLDGNWEALYEEVKLFREKCGDAHMKTIIATGELGNLTNIAKASQICMMAGADFIKTSTGKEPTNATLPVSLVMTRMIRDFYTETGIKIGFKAAGGISDTKTALLYMTMIREELGRRWLEPDLFRFGASSLLGDIERQLDHFSSGFYSAPYRHPIA from the coding sequence ATGAATACTAAAAAAAACTCAACTAATAATCTTGATTCTTTAGAGGATAACAAAATCATTAATTTGGTCGATTCGCACCCAATTGAAGAGTATAAAGATAATATAAGAAACCCTGGTATAGATTTCAGACTTGATGAAATCTCCAGCATATCAATTAACAAAAGTGCTGTAGAGAGGCGTTGTAGTAATTATGGGACTCGTCGAAGTATTAAAAAAGACAAGCAAGCTGCTTGGCTTCTTAAGGCGATCAGTTTAATGGACTTAACTACACTTTCTGGTGACGATACAGATGCCCGTGTTAAGCGCCTTTGTCGCAAAGCAAAGCAGCCTATTAGTTCGAATCTTGAAAAGCAGCTAGGTGTTCAATCCTTAAACTTAAGTGTCGCTGCCGTCTGCGTTTATCACGATATGCTTAGTGCAGCTAAAAATATAATAAAGGACACCAATATTCATCTTGCTGCAGTTTCTACTGGCTTTCCTGCAGGCCTTTCTCCACTTCCTCTCAGACTTCAAGAAATTCAATACTCGGTAGATTCTGGTGCTAATGAAATTGATATCGTTATCAGCAGAAGACATGTCTTAGATGGAAACTGGGAAGCATTATATGAAGAAGTTAAGCTTTTTAGAGAAAAGTGTGGTGATGCCCATATGAAAACAATAATAGCTACTGGTGAGCTAGGAAACCTTACAAACATTGCAAAAGCTTCGCAAATTTGTATGATGGCTGGTGCGGACTTTATAAAAACATCGACTGGAAAAGAGCCTACTAATGCAACTCTTCCTGTCAGTCTTGTAATGACTAGAATGATTAGAGATTTTTATACTGAGACTGGCATTAAAATTGGCTTTAAAGCTGCTGGTGGAATTAGTGATACCAAGACTGCACTTTTGTATATGACAATGATTAGAGAAGAATTAGGTCGACGTTGGTTGGAGCCTGATTTATTTAGATTTGGTGCATCTAGTCTTTTGGGAGATATTGAACGTCAGTTAGATCACTTTTCGTCAGGATTCTATTCAGCCCCTTATCGTCATCCAATCGCATAG
- the deoA gene encoding thymidine phosphorylase — translation MSELFLPQELIRKKRDGITLTDPEIGFLVQGISDGSLTDAQLGAFAMAVFKCGMSLDERVDLTRHMMNSGETLQWGQLELDGPVVDKHSTGGVGDKISLMLAPIVASCGGYVPMISGRGLGHTGGTLDKLESIPGYDGTPNNSKFQSLVKEVGCAIIGQTANLAPADQRFYATRDVTATVESIDLITASILSKKLASGLDALVMDIKTGNGAFAADFKMAQELAQSIANVSSQSGVPTSCLITDMNQVLGHSVGNATEVSECLDFLINPNEANTRLLNLTIELAAYMLQLSGLEKDLVAARQKSLEALNSGKAASVFGKMIFELGGPIDLLENPLKHLPSMPVISSVKSPSSGYISEIDVRAVGLSMIHLKAGRTKSTDPIDHGVGLSEIVSIGQWVNKGDTLAMAHCRDKDQLSYLEKTLPSLITLNENQNESLVLIHEVLSSTTDSSHE, via the coding sequence ATGAGCGAATTATTCCTACCCCAAGAGTTAATCAGAAAAAAACGTGACGGTATTACTCTAACTGATCCTGAAATCGGCTTTCTTGTTCAGGGCATTAGTGATGGAAGTTTGACTGATGCGCAGCTTGGTGCATTTGCAATGGCTGTATTTAAGTGCGGCATGTCTTTGGATGAGCGTGTTGATTTGACTCGACATATGATGAACTCAGGCGAAACACTTCAATGGGGTCAGCTTGAGCTGGATGGTCCAGTCGTTGACAAACATTCAACGGGAGGTGTTGGAGACAAAATAAGCTTAATGCTTGCGCCAATTGTTGCTTCTTGCGGAGGTTATGTTCCTATGATTTCAGGTCGTGGACTGGGACATACAGGTGGGACATTAGATAAACTCGAGAGCATTCCTGGTTATGATGGAACACCTAATAATTCTAAGTTTCAATCTCTTGTTAAGGAGGTGGGTTGCGCTATTATTGGACAAACTGCCAATTTAGCGCCAGCGGATCAGCGCTTTTATGCAACCAGAGACGTTACGGCGACTGTTGAATCGATTGATTTAATTACTGCATCAATTTTATCTAAGAAGCTTGCTTCTGGACTCGATGCATTAGTTATGGATATCAAGACAGGTAATGGTGCTTTCGCAGCAGACTTCAAGATGGCTCAAGAGCTAGCCCAAAGCATTGCGAATGTATCAAGTCAATCTGGGGTTCCTACTAGTTGTTTGATTACAGATATGAATCAAGTTCTTGGACATAGTGTAGGAAATGCTACCGAAGTCAGTGAGTGTCTTGATTTTTTAATTAACCCTAATGAAGCAAATACTAGGCTATTAAATCTAACAATTGAATTGGCTGCCTATATGCTTCAATTAAGTGGTCTAGAAAAAGATTTAGTTGCGGCCAGACAGAAATCCCTAGAGGCGCTTAATTCTGGCAAGGCTGCCTCTGTATTTGGAAAAATGATATTTGAACTTGGTGGGCCAATAGATTTATTAGAAAATCCATTAAAACACCTACCCTCAATGCCAGTGATTAGCTCAGTAAAGTCTCCATCTTCAGGTTATATCTCAGAGATTGATGTTCGTGCGGTTGGCCTTAGTATGATTCATTTAAAAGCTGGAAGAACGAAGTCTACTGATCCAATAGACCATGGTGTTGGACTGAGCGAAATTGTCAGTATCGGGCAATGGGTTAACAAGGGAGACACTCTTGCAATGGCGCATTGTAGAGATAAAGATCAATTGAGCTATCTTGAAAAAACGCTTCCATCCTTAATCACTCTGAATGAGAATCAAAATGAAAGTCTTGTTTTAATCCACGAAGTGCTCAGCTCAACAACGGACTCTTCTCATGAATAG
- the cdd gene encoding cytidine deaminase encodes MNEESNIKATKEAMSKAYVPYSNYPVGVLIITDKGNKFTGCNVENASYPLGNCAEASAIAAMVMGGERKINQIYVMTKNDEGGIPCGGCRQRIREFSDSTTQIIMCSPDGIQNRMNLSELLPQSFGPEHL; translated from the coding sequence ATGAATGAAGAGAGCAACATCAAAGCTACTAAGGAAGCTATGAGCAAAGCATACGTTCCCTATTCAAACTATCCAGTTGGTGTCTTAATTATTACAGACAAAGGCAATAAGTTCACTGGATGTAATGTTGAAAATGCAAGCTATCCCCTTGGAAATTGTGCAGAAGCGTCTGCTATTGCAGCAATGGTTATGGGTGGAGAGAGAAAAATAAATCAAATTTATGTAATGACAAAAAATGACGAAGGTGGAATACCTTGTGGTGGCTGTAGACAAAGAATTAGAGAGTTCTCAGATTCGACTACGCAGATTATTATGTGCTCGCCAGACGGAATTCAAAATCGAATGAATCTATCTGAGCTTCTCCCTCAATCATTTGGACCGGAGCACCTCTAA
- a CDS encoding ABC transporter permease, translating to MSDFFLSTVLTLDASVRVCVPLIFASMAGLFAERSGVVDIGLEGKLLMSAFIAASAAAIFGSPWIGLLAGIFASAALAMIHGFASITYKGNQIVSGVAINILAAGLTMILSLAWFKKAGITPTLKNDQRFLSIDLPGLELVDHIPVLGVIYRELISGHNILVYLAFAIVPMVWWVVFRTRFGLRLRAVGENPKAVDTAGISVEALRYKALLIGGILCGIGGVYLATAYNAQFVKDMTAGSGFIALAALIFGKWHPYKVLAACFLFAFLDAISIRLQGIAIPGVGEIPVQLIEATPYILTIILLAGFIGKAVPPKASAQPYIKEL from the coding sequence ATGAGTGATTTTTTCTTAAGCACTGTATTGACATTAGATGCATCTGTTCGAGTTTGTGTTCCCCTAATTTTTGCATCCATGGCTGGTCTTTTTGCTGAACGATCAGGTGTCGTTGATATTGGACTTGAGGGTAAGCTCTTAATGTCTGCCTTTATTGCTGCAAGTGCCGCTGCAATTTTTGGCTCTCCATGGATTGGGTTGCTAGCTGGTATTTTCGCATCCGCTGCTCTAGCAATGATTCATGGCTTCGCATCCATTACCTACAAAGGAAATCAGATTGTGAGTGGAGTTGCAATTAATATCTTGGCGGCTGGACTCACAATGATCCTAAGCCTGGCATGGTTTAAGAAAGCTGGAATTACTCCAACCCTTAAAAATGACCAAAGGTTTCTATCGATTGACTTGCCAGGTCTTGAACTAGTCGATCATATACCCGTTTTAGGAGTTATTTATAGAGAGCTTATCAGTGGACATAACATTTTGGTTTACCTTGCTTTTGCAATTGTTCCTATGGTTTGGTGGGTTGTGTTTCGCACTCGATTTGGTCTTCGACTTCGAGCTGTAGGAGAGAACCCAAAGGCGGTTGATACTGCCGGAATTTCTGTTGAAGCTCTTAGATATAAAGCACTTTTAATAGGCGGAATTTTATGTGGAATTGGGGGTGTATATCTTGCTACAGCCTATAATGCACAGTTTGTCAAAGACATGACTGCTGGTAGTGGGTTTATTGCTCTTGCTGCCCTTATTTTTGGAAAATGGCACCCCTATAAAGTACTCGCAGCGTGCTTTCTATTTGCTTTTTTAGATGCTATCTCGATAAGGCTTCAGGGTATAGCTATCCCTGGTGTTGGCGAAATTCCTGTTCAACTCATTGAAGCAACACCTTATATTCTAACAATTATTCTGCTAGCTGGGTTTATTGGAAAAGCTGTCCCACCTAAAGCTTCTGCACAGCCTTACATTAAGGAGTTATAG